A section of the Streptococcus oriscaviae genome encodes:
- the eno gene encoding surface-displayed alpha-enolase → MSIITDVYAREVLDSRGNPTLEVEVYTESGAFGRGMVPSGASTGEHEAVELRDGDKSRYLGLGTQKAVDNVNNVIADAIIGYDVRDQQAIDRAMIALDGTPNKGKLGANAILGVSIAVARAAADYLEVPLYTYLGGFNTKVLPTPMMNIINGGSHSDAPIAFQEFMILPVGAPSFKEGLRWGAEVFHALKKILKARGLVTAVGDEGGFAPKFEGTEDGVETIIEAIEAAGYEAGENGIMIGFDCASSEFYDKERKVYDYTKFEGEGAAVRTSAEQIDYLEELVNKYPIITIEDGMDENDWDGWKALTERLGKRVQLVGDDFFVTNTDYLARGIKEGAANSILIKVNQIGTLTETFEAIEMAKEAGYTAVVSHRSGETEDSTIADIAVATNAGQIKTGSLSRTDRIAKYNQLLRIEDQLGEVAVYKGLNSFYNLKK, encoded by the coding sequence ATGTCAATTATTACTGATGTTTACGCTCGCGAAGTCCTTGACTCACGCGGTAACCCAACACTTGAGGTTGAAGTTTATACTGAATCAGGTGCTTTCGGTCGTGGTATGGTTCCTTCAGGAGCATCTACTGGTGAACACGAAGCAGTTGAACTTCGCGATGGTGATAAGTCTCGTTACCTTGGTCTTGGTACACAAAAAGCTGTTGACAACGTGAACAACGTGATTGCTGATGCAATTATCGGTTACGACGTTCGTGATCAACAAGCTATTGACCGTGCAATGATCGCTCTTGACGGTACTCCAAACAAAGGTAAATTGGGTGCGAACGCAATCCTTGGTGTGTCTATCGCTGTTGCTCGTGCAGCTGCTGACTACCTTGAAGTGCCACTTTACACTTACCTTGGCGGCTTCAACACTAAAGTATTGCCAACTCCAATGATGAACATCATCAACGGTGGTTCTCACTCTGACGCTCCAATTGCTTTCCAAGAATTTATGATCTTGCCAGTTGGTGCGCCAAGCTTCAAAGAAGGTCTTCGTTGGGGTGCTGAAGTATTCCACGCTTTGAAGAAAATCTTGAAGGCTCGTGGTTTGGTAACAGCTGTTGGTGACGAAGGTGGTTTCGCTCCTAAGTTTGAAGGAACTGAAGACGGTGTTGAAACAATCATCGAAGCAATCGAAGCTGCTGGCTACGAAGCAGGCGAAAACGGCATCATGATCGGTTTCGACTGTGCGTCATCTGAGTTCTACGACAAAGAGCGCAAAGTATACGACTACACTAAATTTGAAGGCGAAGGCGCAGCTGTTCGTACTTCTGCAGAACAAATCGACTACCTTGAAGAGTTGGTTAACAAGTACCCAATCATCACTATCGAAGACGGTATGGATGAAAATGACTGGGATGGCTGGAAAGCTCTTACTGAGCGTCTCGGCAAACGTGTTCAATTGGTTGGTGACGACTTCTTCGTAACAAACACTGACTACCTTGCACGCGGTATCAAAGAAGGCGCAGCTAACTCAATCCTTATCAAAGTGAACCAAATCGGTACACTTACTGAAACATTTGAAGCGATTGAAATGGCTAAAGAAGCTGGTTACACTGCCGTTGTATCACACCGTTCAGGTGAAACTGAAGATTCAACAATCGCTGACATCGCAGTTGCAACTAACGCTGGCCAAATCAAGACAGGTTCATTGTCTCGTACAGACCGTATCGCTAAATACAACCAATTACTTCGTATCGAAGACCAATTGGGTGAAGTTGCGGTTTACAAAGGCTTGAACTCATTTTACAACTTGAAAAAATAA
- a CDS encoding YueI family protein, translating to MTDLNTTILQKASGENRLNPDEQRQYMGTFRERVVLVLSFEQAVSSQLEEQFEALAKQLVMDYQPLFLKLSPKLSDSLQIHYMKIGQQLGITVSIIDEKIADSPYAMVFHTDLALNKESIQLEECFPHFVTQAPKKEETKPSFWKKLFG from the coding sequence ATGACTGATTTGAATACAACCATCTTACAAAAAGCCTCTGGCGAAAACCGCCTAAATCCTGACGAACAACGCCAATACATGGGAACCTTTCGCGAGCGCGTTGTCCTGGTTCTTTCTTTTGAACAAGCAGTGTCCAGTCAACTGGAGGAGCAATTTGAAGCACTTGCAAAACAACTAGTTATGGACTATCAGCCCCTCTTTCTAAAACTATCTCCCAAGCTGTCAGATAGCTTGCAGATCCACTATATGAAAATAGGGCAACAGCTGGGAATTACTGTTTCAATCATCGATGAAAAAATTGCAGACAGCCCTTATGCCATGGTTTTCCATACAGATCTAGCCTTAAACAAGGAAAGCATTCAACTGGAAGAATGCTTCCCTCACTTCGTGACGCAAGCACCAAAAAAGGAAGAAACCAAGCCTTCCTTCTGGAAAAAATTATTCGGGTAA
- a CDS encoding glycerate kinase, protein MHIVIAPDSFKESLSAPAVAGAIRTGFEKVFPEASFDELPLGDGGEGTLAILADALGLQMDKWSVTGPLGLPVQASFARKGELALFEMAEIVGLAMVPDSQRNPLLIQTTGVGEMILHLAKTGVRQMIIGVGGSASHDGGIGMAAALGYRFFDEEGRQLEAIGQNLGKVASLSDEAVAPELKQVTIQIVTDVSNPLCGKKGATYVFSAQKGLSPSEFERVDAEMESFYQLVAPTILKQDGAGAGGGMAAGLLTFAGGAIVAGIDFVLDQVNFDERVSHADLVIVGEGRLDAQSLAGKTPIGVARRTPSNVPVIAICGSLKDDLPPLPFENICAAFPIISQVASLEDTLAKAEENLARTAEQVARVLQLGSSLALREYSQ, encoded by the coding sequence ATGCATATTGTGATTGCGCCGGATTCGTTTAAGGAATCCCTATCTGCCCCAGCAGTTGCAGGGGCCATAAGGACAGGGTTTGAAAAAGTTTTTCCAGAAGCTAGTTTTGACGAGTTGCCACTTGGTGATGGTGGAGAAGGAACGCTTGCTATTTTAGCCGATGCGCTAGGTCTTCAAATGGACAAGTGGAGTGTGACTGGGCCCTTAGGATTGCCTGTGCAGGCTTCTTTTGCCCGTAAGGGAGAACTTGCCCTCTTTGAAATGGCTGAGATTGTCGGTCTGGCAATGGTTCCTGATAGCCAGCGAAATCCCTTACTAATTCAAACGACAGGAGTTGGAGAGATGATTCTCCATTTAGCCAAAACAGGTGTCCGTCAAATGATTATCGGCGTTGGAGGCTCAGCCAGTCATGATGGTGGGATAGGAATGGCAGCAGCTCTAGGCTATCGCTTTTTTGATGAAGAAGGAAGGCAACTAGAGGCTATCGGACAGAATTTGGGCAAGGTTGCAAGTCTTTCAGATGAAGCAGTGGCCCCTGAACTCAAGCAAGTCACCATCCAGATTGTGACCGATGTAAGCAACCCTTTATGTGGAAAAAAGGGAGCGACCTATGTATTTTCAGCTCAAAAAGGATTATCCCCGTCCGAGTTTGAACGAGTGGATGCGGAGATGGAGTCATTTTACCAACTCGTTGCGCCCACTATTCTCAAGCAAGATGGCGCTGGGGCAGGAGGCGGTATGGCTGCAGGCCTGCTTACTTTTGCAGGCGGAGCAATCGTCGCAGGCATAGACTTTGTCTTGGATCAGGTCAACTTTGATGAGCGAGTATCCCATGCTGACTTGGTCATTGTGGGTGAAGGGCGGCTGGATGCTCAGAGTCTGGCCGGCAAGACTCCTATCGGTGTGGCTCGCAGAACACCGTCGAATGTACCCGTCATCGCTATATGCGGAAGCCTGAAGGATGACCTCCCTCCTCTTCCTTTTGAAAATATCTGCGCCGCTTTTCCTATCATTTCTCAAGTAGCCAGTCTGGAAGATACGCTGGCTAAGGCGGAAGAAAATCTGGCACGCACAGCAGAGCAGGTGGCGAGGGTTTTGCAACTTGGTAGCAGCCTTGCTCTTAGGGAATATAGTCAGTAG
- a CDS encoding HAD family hydrolase has translation MYQTLIFDLDGTLTDSGLGIINSVAYALEKMGVEEPDLANLKRFIGPPLYESFARFYNFSPEQVQEAVGYFREYFKERGMFENQPYPGIAEVLSGLKEQGKELLIATSKPEVFAKQILNHFHLDGYFSVIAGASLDSSRISKEQVIAHALTQRPNLAKPAVMIGDREHDIKGAQAHHLDSIGVLYGYGQLEELTAAGATHIIQSVEQLGQFFSI, from the coding sequence ATGTATCAGACACTGATTTTTGACTTGGATGGAACCCTGACTGACTCAGGACTCGGCATTATCAATTCGGTTGCCTACGCCCTTGAAAAAATGGGTGTAGAAGAACCAGATTTAGCCAACTTGAAACGCTTTATCGGCCCACCACTCTACGAATCCTTTGCTCGTTTCTACAACTTTTCACCAGAGCAAGTTCAGGAGGCGGTCGGCTATTTTAGGGAATACTTTAAGGAGCGTGGCATGTTTGAAAACCAGCCATACCCCGGCATTGCCGAAGTACTTTCTGGGCTGAAGGAACAGGGGAAGGAACTGCTGATTGCTACCTCTAAACCAGAGGTATTTGCCAAGCAGATTTTAAACCATTTTCACTTAGATGGTTACTTTTCAGTCATAGCTGGCGCAAGTTTGGACAGCTCACGAATCAGCAAGGAGCAAGTAATCGCTCATGCCCTCACTCAGCGACCAAACCTAGCCAAGCCAGCTGTGATGATTGGCGATCGCGAACATGATATAAAAGGTGCCCAAGCCCACCATCTGGACAGCATCGGCGTTCTTTATGGTTACGGTCAGTTGGAAGAATTGACTGCTGCGGGAGCTACACATATTATCCAAAGCGTGGAGCAATTAGGACAATTTTTCTCTATCTGA
- the hisE gene encoding phosphoribosyl-ATP diphosphatase has translation MLNTLYQEALNRKNSPKKGSYTNYLYDKGLDKILKKVGEEATEVVLAAKNADQREISQEVADLLYHLAVLLVETGVSPLEVEEVLLERQGKISKTADRKEITDY, from the coding sequence ATGCTGAATACCCTTTATCAAGAAGCGCTCAATCGTAAAAATAGCCCCAAGAAAGGCTCCTATACCAATTATCTCTACGACAAGGGACTAGATAAGATTTTGAAAAAAGTGGGGGAGGAGGCAACAGAAGTTGTCCTCGCTGCGAAGAACGCGGATCAACGAGAAATTTCTCAAGAAGTTGCAGACTTGCTCTATCATTTGGCAGTTCTCCTAGTTGAAACAGGAGTATCTCCGTTGGAAGTGGAAGAAGTCTTGCTTGAAAGACAAGGAAAAATCAGCAAAACTGCTGACAGAAAAGAAATTACAGATTATTAA
- the hisI gene encoding phosphoribosyl-AMP cyclohydrolase, translating to MIQLDFAKQGGLIPVIVTDHETGQVLMLAYMNQEAYHQTLTTKQMHYWSRSRQELWHKGATSGHYQEVVSIKTDCDKDTLLISVRQTGAACHTGAYSCFFEEIL from the coding sequence ATGATACAGTTAGATTTTGCAAAACAAGGTGGGCTCATTCCTGTGATTGTCACTGACCACGAAACAGGACAAGTCCTCATGCTAGCCTACATGAATCAGGAAGCCTATCACCAAACACTAACCACCAAACAGATGCACTATTGGAGCCGGTCGCGTCAGGAACTCTGGCACAAGGGGGCGACTAGCGGTCATTATCAGGAGGTCGTATCCATCAAGACCGATTGTGACAAAGATACGCTCCTCATCTCTGTCCGCCAGACAGGAGCTGCCTGCCATACGGGAGCGTACAGCTGCTTTTTTGAGGAGATTTTGTAA
- the hisF gene encoding imidazole glycerol phosphate synthase subunit HisF gives MLAKRIIPCLDVKDGRVVKGVNFVNLTDVGDPVDSAKAYYEAGCDELVFLDITATHEERDTTVDMVRRVAEQVFIPFTVGGGIRSVEDMNKMLKAGADKVSVNSSAVDNPQLIADCAEKFGSQCVVVAIDAKKEADGSWHVYVAGGRKDTGLDLLEWAQKVVALGAGEILLTSMDKDGTKSGFDVEMLNAVADVVTVPIIASGGAGSSQDILEVFEKTPATGALAASIFHYGEVSISDTKRAMRQRGIEVRV, from the coding sequence ATGTTAGCAAAACGCATTATCCCCTGCCTAGATGTCAAGGATGGTCGAGTGGTCAAAGGAGTTAATTTTGTCAACCTGACAGATGTTGGAGACCCTGTTGATTCAGCCAAGGCTTATTATGAAGCTGGCTGTGATGAGTTAGTTTTCCTTGACATTACCGCCACTCATGAAGAACGCGATACAACCGTTGACATGGTGCGCCGCGTAGCAGAGCAAGTCTTTATCCCTTTTACGGTTGGCGGAGGTATCCGCTCGGTTGAGGATATGAATAAGATGCTCAAGGCTGGTGCCGACAAGGTTTCGGTCAACTCATCAGCTGTTGACAATCCGCAACTGATTGCTGATTGTGCAGAAAAATTCGGTAGCCAGTGTGTAGTGGTGGCTATCGATGCTAAAAAGGAAGCAGATGGAAGCTGGCATGTTTATGTAGCAGGAGGTCGTAAAGATACAGGACTCGACCTGCTAGAATGGGCCCAAAAGGTGGTTGCTCTTGGAGCAGGGGAAATTCTCTTGACCAGCATGGACAAAGATGGCACCAAGTCAGGTTTTGATGTGGAGATGCTCAATGCCGTGGCTGATGTAGTGACCGTTCCCATTATCGCATCAGGTGGAGCAGGCAGTAGCCAAGACATCCTTGAAGTGTTTGAAAAAACTCCGGCAACGGGTGCCTTGGCAGCCTCCATTTTTCACTATGGTGAAGTGAGCATTTCTGATACTAAGCGCGCCATGCGCCAGCGAGGAATCGAGGTGAGAGTGTGA
- the hisA gene encoding 1-(5-phosphoribosyl)-5-[(5-phosphoribosylamino)methylideneamino]imidazole-4-carboxamide isomerase translates to MKIYPAIDIREGRAVRLFKGDFNQETVVNPDVIGQARLFKEAGIDYIHVVDLDGALEGRATNRDLIAQLKQETNLNIQVGGGIRTLEQIADYLEAGIDRVIIGSMAVKNPSFVEEALAQFGSDRIVVGIDAKGGRVATEGWLETSDVDFVQLALEMEKIGVRLFVYTDVDRDGTLTGPNLAHYQELVAKLTSAQVIASGGIHALSDLEQLKTIGVAGTIVGKAYYSGKISLAELVEVEG, encoded by the coding sequence ATGAAGATTTATCCAGCCATTGACATCAGAGAAGGCCGTGCAGTTCGCCTTTTCAAAGGAGATTTTAATCAGGAAACGGTCGTCAATCCGGATGTGATTGGTCAGGCTAGACTGTTCAAGGAAGCAGGGATTGACTACATCCATGTTGTGGATTTGGACGGAGCCTTGGAAGGACGGGCAACCAATCGTGACTTGATTGCTCAGTTAAAACAAGAAACCAATCTCAATATCCAGGTAGGAGGCGGCATTCGCACTCTGGAGCAGATTGCGGATTATCTGGAAGCAGGGATTGACCGCGTTATTATCGGGTCTATGGCCGTAAAAAATCCTTCCTTTGTAGAGGAGGCCCTGGCCCAGTTTGGCAGCGATAGGATTGTTGTGGGAATCGATGCCAAGGGTGGTCGTGTTGCGACGGAAGGCTGGCTGGAAACCAGCGATGTGGACTTTGTGCAACTGGCTTTGGAGATGGAAAAAATCGGTGTCCGCCTCTTTGTTTATACAGATGTAGACCGTGACGGAACGCTGACGGGCCCCAACCTTGCCCATTATCAGGAGCTTGTCGCTAAACTGACAAGTGCCCAAGTTATTGCTTCAGGCGGCATTCACGCCCTCAGTGATTTGGAGCAGTTAAAAACCATTGGTGTTGCAGGTACCATCGTTGGCAAGGCCTATTACAGCGGCAAAATTAGTCTTGCTGAATTGGTAGAAGTGGAGGGGTAA
- the hisH gene encoding imidazole glycerol phosphate synthase subunit HisH has protein sequence MIIVIDYDAGNTANVLRALKKIGVEAELSADPEKIRQAQGLILPGVGAFPSAMRELEKRQLISAIKDAVAAGTPLLGICLGMQLLLEQGLEHQATHGLGLIPGTCRPILPEAGYPVPHMGWNTLHLEQENQLTSGLEGESVYFVHSYFTDVPKDYLDVTASYSREIPAMISKGKVYGAQFHPEKSGEVGLGILRNFAQVCQLEN, from the coding sequence ATGATAATTGTAATTGATTACGATGCGGGTAATACTGCAAATGTTTTGCGGGCTTTAAAGAAGATTGGAGTAGAAGCAGAATTGTCTGCAGACCCAGAGAAAATCCGTCAGGCACAAGGTTTAATTCTGCCAGGGGTTGGTGCCTTCCCATCAGCCATGCGCGAGTTGGAGAAACGGCAGCTCATTTCAGCCATCAAGGACGCCGTAGCTGCTGGAACCCCGCTCTTAGGGATTTGTCTGGGAATGCAGCTCCTCCTTGAGCAAGGGCTAGAACACCAAGCAACTCACGGGTTAGGCCTGATCCCGGGAACTTGCCGGCCTATTTTACCAGAAGCTGGTTACCCTGTTCCCCACATGGGGTGGAACACCCTCCATCTTGAACAAGAAAACCAGCTGACAAGCGGCTTGGAGGGAGAGTCGGTTTATTTTGTTCATAGCTATTTTACAGATGTTCCCAAGGATTACTTAGATGTGACAGCTTCTTACAGCCGAGAAATTCCAGCCATGATTTCAAAAGGGAAGGTCTATGGTGCGCAATTTCACCCAGAAAAATCAGGTGAGGTTGGTCTAGGAATTTTGCGGAATTTTGCTCAAGTTTGCCAGCTAGAAAACTAG
- the hisB gene encoding imidazoleglycerol-phosphate dehydratase HisB, whose translation MRKSEIERNTFETNIKLAVNLDRQEPVEIATGVGFFDHMLTLFARHSRISLVVKAEGDTWVDSHHTVEDVGIVLGQAIREALGKKEGINRYGTSFVPMDETLGMASLDLSGRSYLVFDASFDNPKLGDFDTELVEEFFQALAFNLQMNLHLKILHGKNSHHKAESLFKATGRALREAITLNPDIQGVNSTKGIL comes from the coding sequence ATGAGAAAATCTGAAATCGAGCGCAACACATTTGAAACCAACATCAAGTTAGCAGTGAATCTGGACAGGCAAGAACCTGTTGAGATTGCGACAGGAGTGGGATTTTTTGACCACATGCTGACACTTTTTGCCCGCCATAGCCGGATTTCTCTGGTTGTAAAGGCAGAAGGCGATACTTGGGTAGACAGCCACCATACGGTCGAAGATGTGGGTATTGTTTTAGGGCAGGCTATCAGAGAAGCACTGGGCAAAAAAGAAGGGATTAACCGCTACGGAACCAGTTTTGTGCCTATGGACGAAACGCTGGGAATGGCCAGTCTGGATTTGTCTGGACGTTCTTACTTGGTCTTTGACGCCAGCTTTGACAATCCAAAGCTAGGCGATTTTGACACCGAATTGGTAGAAGAATTCTTCCAAGCCTTGGCCTTTAATCTTCAGATGAATCTTCACTTGAAAATCTTGCATGGGAAAAATAGCCACCACAAGGCAGAGAGTCTGTTTAAGGCGACAGGACGCGCCCTGCGGGAAGCTATTACCCTGAACCCCGATATTCAGGGGGTCAACTCAACAAAAGGAATCCTGTAA
- the serB gene encoding phosphoserine phosphatase SerB, with protein MKKVKGLLVMDVDSTLIMEEGIDLLGEEAGVGPQVADITERAMRGELDFEEALRERVALLKGLQETVLDTILGRIHFTPGAEELVAELHKRGYKVAVVSGGFHQTVDILAERLNLDYVKANHLEIVNGVLTGRVLGEIVTKDVKKAKLRAWALENGLEMKDTVAMGDGANDLPMIQEAGIGIAFCAKPIVEKEAPYRITEKNLYKAIEIIDEVRA; from the coding sequence ATGAAGAAAGTTAAAGGATTATTGGTCATGGATGTGGATAGCACCCTGATCATGGAAGAAGGAATTGATTTACTCGGGGAAGAAGCCGGGGTCGGACCACAGGTGGCGGACATTACCGAGCGAGCCATGCGGGGAGAATTAGACTTTGAGGAAGCCCTACGAGAGCGGGTTGCCCTTCTAAAAGGCTTGCAAGAAACAGTTCTGGATACTATTTTAGGACGTATCCATTTCACACCAGGTGCAGAGGAGCTGGTAGCTGAGCTGCACAAGCGTGGCTACAAGGTAGCGGTTGTGTCAGGCGGTTTTCATCAAACAGTGGATATTCTGGCCGAACGCCTCAATCTGGATTATGTCAAGGCCAACCATTTGGAGATTGTCAATGGTGTTCTGACAGGACGTGTTCTGGGTGAAATTGTGACCAAGGATGTGAAAAAGGCCAAGTTGAGAGCTTGGGCCTTGGAAAATGGCTTAGAAATGAAAGATACGGTAGCCATGGGAGATGGGGCTAATGACCTACCCATGATTCAAGAGGCGGGCATTGGAATTGCTTTTTGTGCCAAACCAATTGTGGAAAAAGAAGCTCCATACCGTATCACAGAGAAAAATTTGTATAAGGCGATTGAAATCATAGATGAGGTGAGAGCATGA
- the hisD gene encoding histidinol dehydrogenase — translation MKRLSGKSQEIAQLLYEEQVALNAETVSIEEAVKEIMADVAQNGDEAIRRYNLRFDGISLEELAVSEEMVDEAFAAIDPLILSALQEAKENIESYHLQQVEKGFEDQPSQGVIRGQLIRPLERVGVYVPGGTAAYPSSVLMNVIPAKIAGVSEIIMITPPQESYNPAILVAARLAGVDQIYQVGGAHGIAALAYGTQTIPKVDKITGPGNIYVATAKKLVYGLVGIDMIAGPSEIGVIADETANPVFVAADLLSQAEHDKLARAILVTNSADLAHQVELEIERQLESLPRKDIARTSIVNNGRIVLTETVEEMFELMNLIAPEHLEIAMENAYDYLPLVKHAGSIFLGHYTSEPIGDYFAGTNHVLPTSGTSRFYSALGVHDFIKRIQYIQYNKEAVQAASQAITALAYSEGLAAHARAIEVRNEES, via the coding sequence ATGAAACGACTAAGTGGTAAGAGTCAAGAAATTGCACAACTTCTCTATGAAGAGCAGGTTGCATTGAATGCAGAAACGGTATCCATTGAAGAAGCTGTTAAGGAAATCATGGCTGATGTGGCGCAAAATGGCGACGAGGCGATTCGACGCTATAATCTGCGTTTTGATGGCATCAGCTTGGAAGAACTGGCAGTTTCTGAGGAGATGGTGGATGAGGCCTTTGCGGCGATTGATCCACTAATCTTATCTGCCTTACAGGAGGCCAAGGAAAATATCGAGTCCTACCATCTCCAACAGGTTGAAAAAGGATTTGAAGACCAGCCCTCTCAAGGGGTCATCCGCGGTCAGTTGATTCGGCCCTTGGAGCGGGTCGGAGTTTACGTGCCTGGCGGAACAGCTGCCTACCCATCCTCCGTCCTGATGAATGTCATTCCTGCTAAAATAGCGGGTGTTTCGGAGATTATCATGATTACTCCGCCACAAGAAAGTTACAATCCAGCCATACTGGTTGCAGCAAGACTAGCTGGAGTGGATCAGATTTATCAGGTGGGCGGAGCCCATGGAATCGCAGCGCTCGCCTATGGCACGCAGACCATTCCCAAGGTGGATAAGATTACAGGGCCTGGAAACATCTATGTAGCAACGGCTAAAAAATTGGTCTACGGTTTAGTGGGGATTGATATGATAGCTGGCCCGTCAGAGATTGGGGTGATTGCAGATGAAACGGCAAATCCAGTATTTGTCGCGGCAGATTTGTTGTCACAGGCCGAACACGATAAACTGGCACGAGCGATTTTGGTAACCAACTCAGCAGATCTGGCTCATCAGGTTGAGTTAGAAATCGAAAGGCAACTAGAGTCGCTTCCTCGAAAGGATATTGCTCGTACTTCCATTGTTAACAATGGACGGATTGTCCTTACAGAAACAGTAGAAGAAATGTTTGAGCTGATGAATCTGATTGCGCCGGAGCATTTGGAAATTGCCATGGAAAATGCCTATGATTATCTCCCTCTGGTTAAGCATGCGGGTTCTATCTTTTTAGGGCATTATACAAGCGAACCGATAGGGGATTACTTTGCAGGAACCAACCATGTCCTGCCAACGTCAGGAACCAGCCGGTTCTACTCAGCTTTGGGAGTGCATGATTTTATCAAACGCATCCAATACATACAATACAATAAGGAAGCTGTGCAGGCAGCCAGTCAGGCGATTACAGCTCTAGCCTATTCAGAAGGCTTGGCCGCCCATGCACGAGCGATTGAGGTGAGAAATGAAGAAAGTTAA
- the hisG gene encoding ATP phosphoribosyltransferase, with protein MVEQVTIALTKGRIEKETLVLLEKAGFDMSFMMDKGRNLIFESPDGRFRFLLVKAPDVTTYVRHGVADLGIVGKDVLIEHPAGFLEMLDLNFGLCKFAVASIPSYNPSDHKRKRIATKYPTVAMEHFNKKGEDVEIISIQGSVEIAPVLGLADAIVDIVETGNTLIANGLVVFEDICRVSTRLIVNKASIKNKPQIREFIAKLEAIVGNEEVAFR; from the coding sequence ATGGTGGAACAAGTAACCATTGCCCTGACCAAGGGGCGGATTGAAAAAGAAACCCTTGTCTTGCTTGAAAAGGCTGGATTTGACATGTCCTTCATGATGGACAAGGGGAGAAATTTGATTTTTGAAAGTCCAGATGGCCGGTTTCGATTCTTGCTAGTTAAGGCTCCTGATGTGACAACCTATGTGCGTCACGGGGTTGCAGATCTGGGAATTGTTGGTAAGGATGTTCTAATCGAACACCCGGCAGGTTTTCTTGAGATGCTGGATTTGAATTTCGGTCTGTGTAAATTTGCAGTAGCTTCGATTCCATCTTATAATCCTAGTGATCACAAGCGCAAGCGCATTGCGACCAAGTATCCGACAGTTGCCATGGAGCATTTTAATAAAAAAGGTGAAGATGTAGAAATCATCTCTATTCAAGGCAGTGTTGAAATCGCTCCGGTCTTGGGACTGGCAGATGCTATTGTGGATATTGTCGAAACAGGGAATACGCTGATTGCCAACGGTTTGGTGGTTTTCGAGGATATTTGTAGGGTTTCGACTAGACTGATTGTCAACAAGGCCAGTATCAAAAACAAGCCCCAAATTCGAGAATTTATTGCGAAATTAGAAGCCATTGTTGGAAATGAGGAGGTGGCCTTCAGATGA
- a CDS encoding ATP phosphoribosyltransferase regulatory subunit: MNKRTLPQGLHDKLFKRAKATYEIERTISDLLMERGFHRIETPTLEHFEVFSDQVNKDHYHLFDKEGQLLSLRPDITSQIARVIASTRVHTPIKFSYSGKVFQSQELMRGLENERTQAGIEIIGFPAQEAYQDAISSAKEALDKLGLQGYKFEFSHAAILKTIFEHLGLTGELAEELSLHIRDKNITKLNEFTKRYPSEFDAFIRQLPYLFGDSRPVLAQARQAVQNSQLLKAFDQLEGLITLVERDLGNVTVDLAQLSTMPYYTGMMFKVFDQQLPDAFLSGGRYDKLFERFGAQEVTAVGWALEIDAVYQAIRKDIDYEGGQ, translated from the coding sequence ATGAACAAACGAACACTACCTCAGGGCCTGCATGATAAGCTCTTCAAACGAGCCAAGGCTACTTATGAAATTGAAAGAACGATTAGTGACCTCCTGATGGAGCGAGGTTTTCATCGGATTGAAACCCCAACCCTGGAGCATTTTGAAGTCTTTTCTGATCAGGTGAACAAGGATCATTATCATCTTTTTGACAAAGAAGGACAGCTGCTTAGCCTGCGGCCTGATATTACCAGTCAAATCGCCCGTGTTATCGCTTCAACCCGCGTTCATACGCCTATTAAATTTTCCTATTCAGGGAAGGTGTTTCAGAGTCAGGAGTTGATGAGGGGCTTGGAAAATGAGCGAACTCAGGCTGGTATTGAGATTATTGGCTTTCCAGCTCAAGAGGCTTATCAAGATGCTATTTCCAGTGCCAAGGAAGCTCTGGATAAGCTAGGTTTGCAGGGCTACAAATTTGAATTTTCCCATGCGGCTATTTTAAAGACAATCTTTGAACATCTGGGTCTGACAGGGGAACTTGCTGAGGAGCTTTCCCTTCACATTCGGGATAAGAATATTACAAAACTTAATGAATTTACCAAGCGTTATCCAAGTGAATTTGATGCCTTTATCCGCCAGCTTCCGTATTTATTCGGAGACAGTCGTCCTGTTCTGGCTCAGGCTCGCCAGGCAGTTCAGAATTCCCAATTGCTCAAGGCCTTTGATCAGCTGGAAGGCCTAATCACCTTAGTAGAAAGAGATTTGGGAAATGTCACGGTTGATTTGGCCCAGCTTTCTACCATGCCCTACTATACTGGTATGATGTTTAAGGTTTTTGACCAGCAACTACCCGATGCCTTCTTATCAGGAGGGCGGTATGATAAGCTCTTTGAACGTTTCGGGGCACAGGAGGTGACGGCTGTTGGATGGGCCTTGGAGATTGATGCGGTTTATCAGGCTATCCGTAAGGACATTGATTATGAAGGAGGCCAGTAA